The sequence TGTTTGTTCACACCATCTTATTAACAAGCAGATTCAATCTTGTTAAGATTCACCATCACCATTGAGCTCGCTATCTTATTGGTGCCGCGCCGGAGTGGGGTAGAGGGTTGTCGTTTGTGCTGCCAACGTTGGAATTGAgatgtttttggttttatttcatttatatatgtataaatttatttatttatttgaaacgGTGTGATTAGGATAACGATTGATTTAAATTGAACACATGACTTTATGTTCCTAGAGTAGAGAACCACTAAACAGTGTTGATGTGATCCTATATAAAGATTAAATAGTTTCTCCAATTTAAGAGcgtgttttataattttaaatatttaaacctgactttaaaaaaatcagTTCAAACTCTAAACTCATTTATGGACAATAACAGCATActtaaataaaatgatgtcTTGTGGCTTTTAAGCCATGTTCCTACTAGAAAAATGATATATCAAGTGAACAAAGCGATAAGGCCCAATTCCGATCTTCTTATATGTATAATTATTTCACTTCAAGTCATATGACTTTGTTTTAACCGTTTCCATCAATGAGTTCATGCCAAAAATGGGTTTATGGTTTTGAGTTGTAATATATTTAAAGCATAGAGTTCAATTTAAAACCATTTCAAAATATAGGGtttaagatttatatatataccctAACAATTATCATAAATCAAACATAAATTCCTTCCTCTAACTGTTAGaacttctttaattttttgattcttTCAGGCTCGAATTTGATTCCAATGAAAACTTCCTGGTCTGGTCAAAAATATTTGTGCATTACAGCTCAAAAGCATATAGATTTCTTGTGTCCTTTTGCTTTTACAGTTCATTAAGGAAGAAGGCAAAATAGATTCCTCTTATTTTCTTAGAAAGAAATTGTCGCCAGCTTCGTTCTAGGCTCCAATCCATACAATGATACAATACAAATGTACAATATACCTGACCTGCAACGTGTAAAGAATCGCAAACAGTATCTGAGATGCTGCAATTCATGTTGCATGTATCCATTGCATCCCCGGTTTAAAAATCTAGCCCTTTcggaattattaaaaaaaaaaaaaaaaaaaaatttgagcccTTTTGGAACTTGGAAATACTGAATAGACTGGGTTTTTTAATAGGACTTTTTAAATAGGTGGGAGTGAGTCAATAAGACAATAAGGGTGAATAtttcttgttattttttattatcacttTCATAAATTGTTATTGAACCATCATTTTGTGCGGGATGAATTGACATAAAATGCTCAAGATACTAATTTCGTATCGCACCAATcgtactattttttcttttgatgaatcagaaatattaatgattaaaaaaatatagaagaaatataaaataaaatccaaagtCAAATGACTCAGTacaatcttctcaaaaaaaagaaaaaaaaaaagaagcagcgTGAGTAGACTCAAAACTGAGCAAATGAACCAAAACAGAACTTCTAAAATATTCGCAACCTCAAGCAAACATTGCCACCAAACAATTGGATTATTATATCTTTGAAAGAGCATGTAATGTGCAGTATAACATGTCTTATCCTATTTTCCATTAAAACTTCTAATGACTTTTGAGTAAAAAACAATTGGATTCTTATATTGCTTGAAAGAGTATGTGTGTAATATAACGTGTTTCATCCTATCCTCCATTGAAACTTCTCATGATTTTTGAGTGAAATTTGTATGGTAAAACTACATGATCCAATCTAAAACATTGAATAATTATCGCTAAGTTGCCAAATAGAATTATGAAATAATAACCTCTAAAGATTCCTCTTCCAAAATGACACAACACAATTTTCCAATGGAATGGTGACATTGACTCGTCTATGTGAAATTTGTTCATGCGTAAAGAATACACCAAAAGTCGTACACCCACCATATGACTTGGTAAAAGGTTGTGGTCCAAGCAGGTCCAAGATAAGCAAAGCAATGAAGTGGCTGTTGGGAAATGACAATTTTCTTGCCCCCATCAACTTGTAACAAAATctcataaaaagaaaaccaaattgCACATGTATCATGTATGATTTTACTGAATTACGAGTCATTTTGCTTTCCTGTATATCTAGCATTGTCGTAATGACCACAAATTCCACCAAATCAAACCTTATTATATTCAAAAGTCAAATTTTCCATAATAAGTATACTTGCCATGCCTGCCCAAATCTGAATTGAAGCAGACAAAGAGCTCCACAAATCTAAGAAGCTTGATTACAATGTAGACTGTGCTTCGTATAaagattaaaatccaaaaaatataagacccaataaataaagaacaaagTATGTATTCACCATTCAGCACCCCTTAAGTTACATACATTTGGGTCctacatgcatatatatatatacagagagagagagagagagaactagaAGTACacccataatatatatacatatgtatgtatatatatccaCATCCTTAACataattattttcattctcttatggccaaaaaaaaaaaaaaaaaaactaattattatgGAACATCTCTGAACAACAACACATGGAAGATGCAATAGAGACAGAgagcttttattaaaaaattaagaccTTGTTCATATCTTTGTCTTAACCTTGTCTTCATGATCAATCCCACTCTCTCATCTCATGGACCCAACACCCCATAGAAAAGCACAAATTTGCTTTTTAAGACCATCATATACATAATAcaacatttcttcttcttcttcttcttttttatttatcgaTATTTCCATTGCTAAAATGCACCGCTAATTTGCGCCCATTTTCCAAGCGCATTTTAGCAAACCCAAAATATTCACATTTTTGCCTCATCTATTTTAAATACCTCCAAAATGTCacaggaaacaaaaaaaaggaaatataaaaataaaataaaaaaagaaaaagaaaaagaaaaaggaaatttcGGAATATATCCGTACAATTATTTTGGCTGGTTTCTACTCCGGAATGGTGAAGAGTACAGGTCGCCAAGGTCTTCTCAGCAATCTATACCGAAACGACGCCGTTATCGGTCTGAAAGGGCCGATTCCGCCACCACGCCTAGCCGCAAAGCCGTttccacctcctcctcctccactgCCACCGGCGCTTCCGGTTGCCGGTAAGAACCCGACATCATCTTCTTGACGGTTAAATCTAGAATCGGAAACCCTATCTTCAATTGGCGGAGAGGACACGAACAAGTCCTTTAACTTATGCCGAACCCTAACCTCTTTGCTACCGTTCTTATTGTTGttcttgttattgttgttgttgttgttgttgttgtttctcGATGTGGGATTGGGATCGGAGTCCATCTCCGACGGGGAGTCGTTTCGGCGAGAGAATCGTCGGTCCGTGCGGTTAAGGAGCATCCGGAGAGTCTTGCGGCGACGGAGATGGATGACAGGACTCGCCGACGGGCTCCTCGTGGGGCTTCCGGCGACTACCGCGCACTGAGTTGCAAGGAGCTTGAATTTCTGCAGGGTAGCCATTTTTATAGacagaaaaaaattgtgggtGTAGTAGAGTGTAGCAGTAGTTGCTTGTGAAGGAGAGAAACTAGAAAGCGAGATCTGAGTAGGGAATATGATTGGCGTTGGATTTGGATTCCATTTTCATTGCGCTTTACTCTTCTTgttaggaagaaaaaagaaaacagtgaAGAGTTGAGAGGAATTGAGATATGATTGTgaatttgtgagagagagagagagagaagttaagAGAGAGGGGTGGTGGGGTTTGGATTCTTTGGAAACTAGAAAGTGGAAAGTGATAAAATGGACGGCTTTTTAATTGGGACGGTTATGTGTTACTAGTAcgtattgtatttttattatttatgtgtctgtttgggttttggttttgggtcGGTCTATTAAGCTACCTATAATATACTGTTTCATCTTCTACCAATTCCTTACACGTGGCTCACTGCTaccatttctctttctctttttatttatgtcAAATTAAGGTTTGGGAATTCAATTCCTATTTATTAGTAGGGCTAGGCCTGGTTTGGTATGgtgatgttgattttttttttttttggggtttgacTGTCTGTTTAATTAAAGGGGCAATGAAATTACTAAATTAGACAAGTAAGGTATAACGGTCTCTTtagggaaataatttttttttttttttttaaaagaaaaaataatacatcCTTGGTTTCATAAGAAACTAATTGTAATGCGGATGGTTAGCAacaaatcaatttgaaattagTGGTGGCAGGTTCATGAAATTTTTTCCAGCTAgttattaagaaatttaaattataccaaatccaataaaaatagaacTTGAATATTTCgacatcttaaaaaaataaatgcaaatacATGAAGTTTCACGATTGTCTTCTACAAACAAAGTTTGAAAAGCAAAAAAGCACTGATGAGAAATTAAGTGAGAAAATCCTAAGATAGTAATAAAATGAGAAAGAGTCTGAATTTGAAATGATGATGATACATGTTATGATTGTGAGTCAAGCTGCTAAGGAGCAGAACTCCCAGCGTCATTGAGAGCTCACAATCACAATCTCTCTTTTGGTactttttttcaagaaaataaaattagtaattatttaattatttttaaggaaTGGTTGAACGAGTTACGAATTTGAATGATtaggggtttttattttttatttttgtttttgaatggccttttgttgaattttttttattttattttatttgttgttgtttacCTTAATCTTattgttttttgggctttttttgaTGTTAtttgagcttatttttatttttatttgtttttgtttaaggatttaaggattatgtttgggggCCAAGATTATTTTGGTGAGTAATGCTATAAACACAATAAGATGTCGCAAAAATTCCAATATtagcatacaaaaaaaaaaataaaaaaaattaattagagaTTACAAAAAGTCCATGTGTGAGTTGACATACTTTTTGGAATGTTATGTAAAATTGTTGTGACATTTTATTGTGAACCTggcattactcttatttttattgaaccaAAATTCTTAAGATTATCAAGTTAGGGaggtcaatattttttttagggtagaTAAAACATGTTActttaaatataattatgtgtgtgtgtatatattgtGCTAGTCAGGATGGTCACGTGATCACCCTAACAACTATGACTCCCATTCCTAAGCCATACTTGAGCCTTtaaggtctcaatccctaaatccAATTCCCTCAAGGAACTTGAAACCCAAGTGTGTGCCTAATATAAGTTTCTAGTtcgtgggttccagttagttcaattgataaaatctcGGATGGCTGAATAAGAGATCTATGGTTCAATCCCTtcctataccaaaaactaattgatatcttggtctgatgataaatagttattatcaggagcagatgtcatagattgaaactcttttaaaaaaaattctaattataCCCCCCCTCCCAAAATGaggtttctttccttttttttttttttttttttttttggtaatacaaaataaaagggttaaaaaggaaagagtttcaaatttttgtatgagattttattaattaagaGGGCTTACTTAATGCATAAAACTCCTACTTTTTATGGAGTTTAGGAGAGGTATATGGTAGGCAGTTTTACCCTTCCTATCATATATAGTCTCTCCACTCAACTCATTGGTGAAATTTAAGGTAAAGTCAAGAACTTTAATAActttagtaaaaagaaaaaaaaaaatcagattttaaTGTAAAttataagaattaaaaataacagTTAATTGCACCATTTCCCCCAAttctcccccaaaaaaaaatgcactctTTCCTCATAAACTATAAAACTGAGTAATATTCACCtttgatttattaataatttacaaattttcccatattttacaatacctaagaaaaaattaaagaaacatatatatatatatatataaaatcacattaaaagagaaaaataccCTGTCCTCTCACTCACATTGCGCATTAGAATGAGGAAGGCCCTATTATTGGGGTGAGGGTAGTCGATGAAGGTGTAGAGCTTTTGATTTGGAAAAGGTCTTGGAGGTTGGCCAAGTTGTGTGTCAGTTAGTTAAGGGTGGTGAAGTCGATGGTTAGTTGAACGGGGATATGACGGTAGGTCTTAATTTGGATCCATGTTTTGGGGAGGGAGTCATGAAGCTCGAACTGTGAGTGTGAGTATCGTAGACAACGCTGGAAATGTTGAGTAAAGGGGAAATGTTGAACAGGGATTTGATGCTGCTATTATCAAGGATgttgaatatttattatttaagcaGTACTGGCCACCATCAAGTtggatttgtaaaaaaaaaaaaaaaaatcaaatcaaatcaaatcatatcatgaAACCCTGATTAATGAGATTTTGAAGATGGACATGGTTCCGGTTGGGAcgcatttgaatttatttattttttaggggaTTTGATTAACAACATTTGTAAATTAGTTGGATTTTATGGTATAATCGGTTGTGAATTGAGAacaattgtattttttagtttccCAGAATGATTGctatcatattttaatttcttattattcaCCCTTTATATCAAAAATGATATTGTATTTTGGGCATTTGATCCAAATGATTCTCAACGggttctcttaaaaaaaaattttgaccttATTTCATCATATGGATAATAAAATTGGCATTTTCGGTGTTTATTAagggttaaatttttttttttttctgggagAGAAAACGGTTTAACATTTCAGTATGAATAATGcataaatttcaaacaaaataacttTCCAATAAAAAGAGCTGAAAATAATGGAATTCAGTAACAGCGGGGATCAATTTGCAAGTTACCAATCATCCTATAttgtcttttataatttaaagggaaaaatgcAATTAATTAACCCCCAAAAGAAAACCATTACTGTCACAAACAACTATCctatatactaatttttttctaatctgTAACAGAAATTGAAAGCTCAACATCCAATCTCAATTgtataaaataacataaatttgtatatacttttttttttttttaataatagtttttgGGTGGGATGGGTGGGGTTTAGGTTGCAGGAAAGTCGAAGCTCATAATCGAGGAAACTGTATCTTAACTCTCAAAGGAATTACAGGTTCAAGACTATACTGGGGTTCCCAACTTATATACTGTGGCTGCATTCCCACTATTCATGCATGATAGTAAAACATGTTCAATAGGAATTGCCAAGGATTTTCTATGATGCAATTTCTGGAGGCAAGTAGTAGACTTTGCACATGATTGAAATGGACCAAGCTAAACATAAACTCACTTGCCAGAGCACTGAATGAATGTCCATACTTGCCTGCACAACTTGGGTCAAGCAGTTCTCCTTTAATCTTGCAACTGCTGTTTGGAAGGAAAACGCAAAAACAAGAAAACGATGAATTTTTAGGAGTTAGtcatcaaaattttaatcttcGCAT is a genomic window of Quercus lobata isolate SW786 chromosome 2, ValleyOak3.0 Primary Assembly, whole genome shotgun sequence containing:
- the LOC115977982 gene encoding probable protein phosphatase DDB_G0279461 codes for the protein MATLQKFKLLATQCAVVAGSPTRSPSASPVIHLRRRKTLRMLLNRTDRRFSRRNDSPSEMDSDPNPTSRNNNNNNNNNNKNNNKNGSKEVRVRHKLKDLFVSSPPIEDRVSDSRFNRQEDDVGFLPATGSAGGSGGGGGGNGFAARRGGGIGPFRPITASFRYRLLRRPWRPVLFTIPE